The following is a genomic window from Actinomycetota bacterium.
ACTGTAGCCGCTAATTCTCCGATCAAGAAGGACGATTTATTGGCGGCCAACGATAAATCGAAATACAAGTTCGATTTTCTGGACGATGTGCCGGAAAACGATTTGGAAGGGTATTTGTTCCCGAAAACCTACACCGTCAGGCAGACGACGACTGCAGAAGATCTGATAAGGACGATGCTCAAACAGTTCGAAGAGGAGACGGCGATCTTGGATATGAGCTTGGCCGAGAAGAGGGGCATGAAGCTCTTTCAAATTGTCACCATCGCCTCCATCATTGAAAAGGAAGTTAAGATACCGGAGGAAAGACCGCTGGTAGCGGCGGTTATATATAACAGGCTGGACAAAGATATGTACCTGCAAATCTGCGCGACGGTAGAATACGCTCTGCCGGAACACAAGGAGTCCCTGTCATATCAAGACCTGGAATACGATTCTCCGTACAATACCTACAAGTATCCGGGCCTGCCGCCCGGACCCATCTGCTCGCCAGGTATGGCCTCGATGGAAGCGGCCTTGAAGCCGGCTCCGGTCGATTACCTTTATTATGTCCTCACCGGCGAGAACGGCAGTCACACCTTCACCAATAACTACGAAGAATTCGCCAAGATAAAAGAAGAAAAAGGACTTTGATAAGCGGTGAGCTTGCTGAGGCCCAACCACAGGTTCCGCGAAGCGACTGAGATTACGCCCGAATTCCTGACCGCCAACGATATCACCGGCCTTCTTGTAGACATCGACAACACGATCGTTCCTTGGCGAGGTGAAAATCCGTCGACTGAGATCCAGGGCTGGATAAAGAGACTGAAACAAGCCGGCGTCGTCCTCACGCTATTAAGTAACGCCGGTGGACGGAGAGCAGCGCGCATGTCGGAGATACTAGACGTGCCGGTCGTCGCTCCGGCCAAGAAGCCTTTCAGGTCCGGTTACAGGCGCGGGCTGGAGATCTTGGGACTGTCTAAACAGCAAGTCGCGGCCGTTGGCGATCAGGTTTTCATGGACGTATTCGGCGGCAACCGGTCAGGAGTCAGGACGATTCTCGTGGAGCCGGTAAGCCGTCACGAGTTCTTCGGCACGAGACTTTTAAGGCAGGCGGAGAAAATCGTAAGAAAACCCCTTTAAGGTAAAATCAATTTAGACTTAAAGTTTCCTCGCAGTTGCCGATAATATGCATAGGGTAAAATGCAAGCGTGCGCTTACTTACACGGCGTAGTCTTTGGGCGAAAGACAGGCGGACCGCGCTGCATAAGGAGGAACAGACTAAAGTGATTACCGGAACGACAAAAATAGTCGGTATTATCGGCGACCCGGTTGCCGGGTCGTTGTCTCCGCAAATGCACAACGCCGCTTTCTCCCACGACGGATTGGACTGGGTCTACGCCGCCTGGAAGGTATCGCAAGATGATCTGGCTGACGCGATCGCGGCGGTTAGGGCTCTAGGCATAGCAGGTTTAAACGTGACGATGCCCCACAAAGGACCGGTCATCAAGTATTTGGACAGCGTTGACGATGAAGCCTTGGCGATCGGGTCTGTCAACACCATCGTTAATACTCACGGTAGGCTTAAGGGTTACACAACAGACGGAGAGGGTTTCCGTCTTTCATTAAAAGACGCCGGATATGACCCAACCGGAAAAAAAGCAATCATAATAGGCGCAGGCGGGGCGGCCAGGGCGGTCGCCCGAAAGCTGGCCGAGAGACGGGCCGCGGTGGTCGACGTCGCCTGCCGGAATCAGGAAAGCGGGCGGAAGCTCGCGGATATCGTAAAGTCGGGCGGCGCGGAATCCACTCAATATGACATCAATGAAGAAGCGGCGGCCCCGCTAAAGCGGGCCGATATGATCATAAACGCGACACCATTAGGCAAATACTCTTTAGACGACATAAAATTCCTGGCGGACGGGCTCAATCCCGAACAATTCGTGGCCGACTTGAGCACCGTTCCTCCGCTCAGCGCATTCCTCGTCGCCGCCCAAGAACGAGGCTGCACCGTCATGGGCGGTTTGGGCATGCTCGTCCGTCAGGGATCTTTATCTTATAAGCTGTGGACCGGCCTGGACGCGCCCTTGGACGTCATGCGCCGGGCGGTCGGTGAGGAAAAATGAGAGAAGGAAGGAAACAGCTCGGCGACCTGTTGGTCGAACGTGGCAAAATTACAGCCGAACAACTTGACGAGGCCTTGACCCGCCAGCGCGCCAATGGGGAACCGCTGGGGCAGATGCTGGTCGACTCCGGTTACATAACGGAAACGGACCTATTAAAGATGCTGGCCGAGCAGCTGGGGCTAGATTTTGTCGACCTTACCGAATATAAGATCGACCTGTCGGCGGTCGCTATGCTGCCGCATAACGTCGCTAAGAAGAACCTGGTCCTGCCGGTGGGTTTCGAGGAGAACAAGCTGGTCGTAGCAACGGCCGACCCTACCAACGTGTTTATCTTCGACGACTTGAGGATTATGACTGGATTTGAGATAAAACCGGTTGTCGCCTCCAAGGAAGACCTTATCGGAGCGACCGAGCGTTTTGCCCAGAGCGAAGACGTTCTTGAGGAAGCGTCCAAGGGAGAGGAGACTTTTTCCGAAGCGCAGACGGCGGCCAAGGAAGCGGAAGAAGCGGCCGAGGAAGCGCCGATCGTCAAGCTGGTTAACCTGATAATTAACCAGGCGGTCGAGGAACGGGCGTCGGATATTCATATAGAACCCCAGGAAGACGACATGAGGATCAGATATAGGGTGGACGGTGTTTTACACGAAGTCATGCGGAGTCCCAAGAAGATTCAAGCCGGTCTTATATCAAGACTGAAGATCATGGCCGACATGAATATTGCCGAACGCCGGGTACCGCAAGACGGCCGGATCGGTCTGGTCGTCGGCGACC
Proteins encoded in this region:
- the mltG gene encoding endolytic transglycosylase MltG, producing the protein MARREISNKRNGYGKTLTSLAAVAVLLIVVVGLVFLWPQPHQKVTVTIKPGSSSGEIASVMAGQGVVRNAFLFKLFIGRQNAQNKLQAGDYALETGMSFAEALAALLKGPAVRLYKVTTPEGLTIEQTAETVAANSPIKKDDLLAANDKSKYKFDFLDDVPENDLEGYLFPKTYTVRQTTTAEDLIRTMLKQFEEETAILDMSLAEKRGMKLFQIVTIASIIEKEVKIPEERPLVAAVIYNRLDKDMYLQICATVEYALPEHKESLSYQDLEYDSPYNTYKYPGLPPGPICSPGMASMEAALKPAPVDYLYYVLTGENGSHTFTNNYEEFAKIKEEKGL
- a CDS encoding YqeG family HAD IIIA-type phosphatase gives rise to the protein MLRPNHRFREATEITPEFLTANDITGLLVDIDNTIVPWRGENPSTEIQGWIKRLKQAGVVLTLLSNAGGRRAARMSEILDVPVVAPAKKPFRSGYRRGLEILGLSKQQVAAVGDQVFMDVFGGNRSGVRTILVEPVSRHEFFGTRLLRQAEKIVRKPL
- a CDS encoding shikimate dehydrogenase gives rise to the protein MRLLTRRSLWAKDRRTALHKEEQTKVITGTTKIVGIIGDPVAGSLSPQMHNAAFSHDGLDWVYAAWKVSQDDLADAIAAVRALGIAGLNVTMPHKGPVIKYLDSVDDEALAIGSVNTIVNTHGRLKGYTTDGEGFRLSLKDAGYDPTGKKAIIIGAGGAARAVARKLAERRAAVVDVACRNQESGRKLADIVKSGGAESTQYDINEEAAAPLKRADMIINATPLGKYSLDDIKFLADGLNPEQFVADLSTVPPLSAFLVAAQERGCTVMGGLGMLVRQGSLSYKLWTGLDAPLDVMRRAVGEEK